In Castor canadensis chromosome 11, mCasCan1.hap1v2, whole genome shotgun sequence, a single genomic region encodes these proteins:
- the LOC109685594 gene encoding uncharacterized protein: MRTEGGFCDTGGTGLLGGPPQSHRVDISLPTPMSSPSHTPNPSPTQSPSQSRSNHAVTPPSHPPNSNSGGVTPSPYPSPNRGSSSCPTSHPPTPTASQPSSRASSQSPSPHIQHVSRGASQASTPPASKSPSQSGLKTLSRNPSLTPAGSVSRSPSHSPATSASYIGPIRGIPSYITPYVPHFMKEPPFFQPPTAPLPLNRCFPCPFPCKAQERPPPPQPPDSLYFPLLPPPPHVPQGNCAYPTPPALFTPPSSLSYSPPTNVLVGGKPHVVPTVLPATFYTPFSRYYAQPRPYRHHRRPSAFPLPSLSHLQYDGSGRSVHFYRGS, encoded by the coding sequence ATGAGAACTGAGGGTGGGTTCTGTGACACGGGTGGGACTGGGCTCTTGGGGGGACCGCCTCAGAGTCACCGGGTGGACATAAGCCTCCCAACACCAATGAGCTCCCCCTCCCATACCCCTAATCCGTCCCCTACCCAATCCCCTTCCCAGTCCCGTTCTAACCATGCTGTCACCCCTCCCAGCCATCCGCCCAACTCTAACTCTGGAGGCGTAACCCCTTCCCCTTACCCTTCCCCCAACCGGGGGTCTTCCTCCTGCCCAACCTCTCACCCTCCCACCCCAACTGCCTCTCAGCCTTCTTCCCGGGCTTCGTCCCAATCCCCCAGTCCTCACATCCAACATGTGTCCCGAGGAGCTTCCCAAGCCTCCACTCCACCTGCCTCCAAATCTCCTTCCCAGTCTGGTTTAAAAACTCTCTCTCGGAACCCTTCTCTAACGCCTGCAGGGTCTGTGTCCAGGTCCCCCTCCCACAGCCCTGCCACCTCGGCCTCCTACATTGGGCCCATTCGGGGCATTCCATCCTACATTACCCCCTATGTTCCCCACTTCATGAAGGAGCCCCCCTTTTTCCAGCCTCCTACAGCACCACTTCCCCTGAACCGGTGCTTTCCCTGTCCCTTCCCCTGCAAAGCCCAGGAGCGGCCACCACCACCGCAGCCACCTGATTCACTCTACTTTCCCCTCCTTCCACCGCCCCCCCACGTTCCCCAAGGTAACTGCGCCTACCCCACGCCTCCCGCCCTGTTCACACCCCCATCCTCTCTCAGCTACTCTCCACCCACCAATGTCCTGGTAGGCGGGAAGCCTCATGTGGTGCCCACCGTCCTACCGGCCACCTTCTACACCCCCTTCTCCCGCTACTATGCCCAGCCCCGGCCCTACCGCCATCACCGTCGCCCCAgtgccttccctctcccctctctctcccacttGCAATACGATGGTTCTGGGCGTTCTGTCCACTTCTATCGTGGGTCCTAG
- the Prcd gene encoding photoreceptor disk component PRCD, with translation MCTTLFLLSTLVMLWRRRFANRVQPEPCRVDGAVMGSSSDTDQSSAREKEPLK, from the exons ATGTGCACCACCCTCTTCCTGCTGAGCACCTTGGTCATGCTTTGGCGCCGCCGATTTGCCAACCGGGTCCAACC AGAGCCCTGCAGAGTGGATGGGGCAGTTATGGGCAGCAGCTCGGACACAGACCAGTCCTCGGCCAG GGAGAAGGAACCTCTGAAGTAA